Proteins encoded by one window of Streptomyces sp. NBC_01571:
- a CDS encoding Gfo/Idh/MocA family protein, translated as MISDTSPWSHRPVEIGLVGAGPWARAMHARILAEGPETRLTAVWARRAEAARLTAAPYGAHVAASYDELLDRCEAVAFAVPPVVQAELAPLAAKRGKAVLLEKPLGPDLPSARRIADAVAEADVVSQLVLTKRYHPVTRAFLADAHRMNVSGARSCYLHGAFLGGEFATGWRLEHGALLDLGPHLIDLLDAISPITAIRSTGDPRRWIELTCEHANGAVSQASLSGSVNVPGALTRVELFGPETTLAYDTAEIDHEECWPVLRREFATAVRTNSRSDLDAQRGLRLQTLMDQATQNWSTR; from the coding sequence GTGATCAGCGACACCTCCCCCTGGTCCCATCGACCCGTCGAGATCGGACTCGTGGGCGCCGGCCCGTGGGCCCGGGCCATGCACGCACGCATCCTCGCCGAGGGTCCGGAGACACGGCTCACCGCGGTCTGGGCCCGCAGAGCGGAAGCCGCCCGACTGACCGCGGCACCGTACGGGGCGCACGTCGCCGCCTCCTACGACGAACTCCTGGACCGCTGCGAGGCGGTGGCGTTCGCCGTCCCGCCGGTCGTCCAGGCCGAACTTGCCCCGCTCGCGGCCAAGCGGGGCAAGGCCGTGCTGCTGGAGAAGCCGCTGGGCCCCGACCTGCCGAGCGCGCGGCGCATCGCGGACGCGGTCGCCGAGGCCGACGTCGTCTCACAGCTCGTCCTCACCAAGCGCTACCACCCGGTGACCCGGGCCTTCCTGGCGGACGCCCATCGCATGAACGTGTCCGGGGCGCGCTCGTGCTACCTGCACGGGGCCTTCCTGGGCGGGGAGTTCGCCACCGGCTGGCGACTGGAGCACGGCGCCCTCCTGGATCTGGGGCCGCACCTCATCGACCTCCTGGACGCGATCAGCCCCATCACCGCCATTCGCAGCACCGGTGACCCCCGCCGGTGGATCGAGCTCACCTGCGAACACGCCAACGGCGCGGTCAGCCAGGCCTCCCTGTCCGGCTCCGTCAATGTCCCCGGGGCGCTCACCCGCGTAGAACTGTTCGGCCCGGAAACCACGTTGGCCTACGACACGGCGGAGATCGACCACGAGGAGTGCTGGCCCGTCCTGCGCCGGGAGTTCGCCACCGCCGTACGGACCAACAGTCGCAGCGACCTCGATGCTCAGCGTGGCCTCCGCCTCCAGACGTTGATGGACCAAGCAACGCAGAACTGGTCCACGCGCTAA
- a CDS encoding metallophosphoesterase family protein translates to MSEEPKQTRISRRNALGLFGATVSGAAAGPLVLGAGTAEAVPAKSEVTGLTTGSATTPVQGLHLTFGADPRSQMVVSWVTDAAVKNPRVVYGTLSGGFGSTVHATTKTYVDGTSGRTVWVHHALISKLRADTDYLYAAQHDGATPDAGTFHTAPSGRAPFTFTSFGDQGAPSVTWKTGANPADASGRDFEPNATPAAADIVTGVEKVGPLFHLLNGDLCYANTGPDRIRVWHDFLTNNSRSARFRPWMPCAGNHEIELGNGKLGLDAYQTYFELPSTETQPELDNLWYSFTVGSVKVISLQNDDIALQEGGDIYINGYSGGRQLAWLEKELKSARASKDIDWIVICMHQVMISSATAANGADVALRAAYGPLFDKYGVDLVVCGHEHDYERSLAVRGVVPGSVTLTPNPSQTALDVIDSAHGTTHMVLGGGGVSGITNNSFTTDDADGHGHHSAYVQMEHVGKFNSVKEKETAVWIGVRDAEHPYGFAEFAVDPGRHPGDMTRIHVTYYNIITPTGELSVFEKFTLQRRRSDGGHGRH, encoded by the coding sequence ATGTCCGAAGAACCCAAGCAAACCAGAATCTCTCGTCGCAACGCGCTCGGCCTGTTCGGCGCGACAGTGTCCGGCGCCGCCGCCGGGCCCCTGGTCCTCGGCGCCGGAACCGCCGAGGCGGTCCCGGCGAAGTCGGAGGTCACCGGTCTCACCACCGGCTCGGCCACCACCCCCGTCCAGGGCCTGCACCTGACCTTCGGCGCCGACCCACGCAGCCAGATGGTCGTCTCGTGGGTCACCGACGCGGCCGTCAAGAACCCTCGGGTCGTTTACGGCACGCTGAGTGGCGGCTTCGGCTCCACAGTGCACGCGACGACGAAGACCTACGTGGACGGCACCTCCGGGCGGACCGTCTGGGTCCATCACGCGCTGATCAGCAAGCTCAGGGCCGACACCGACTACCTGTACGCGGCCCAGCACGACGGCGCCACCCCCGACGCCGGCACCTTCCACACGGCGCCGTCCGGCCGAGCTCCGTTCACCTTCACCAGCTTCGGCGACCAGGGTGCGCCCAGTGTGACCTGGAAGACGGGAGCGAACCCGGCCGACGCCTCGGGCCGGGACTTCGAGCCCAACGCTACGCCCGCCGCTGCCGACATCGTCACCGGCGTCGAGAAGGTCGGCCCGCTGTTCCACCTCCTCAACGGTGACCTCTGCTACGCCAACACCGGGCCCGACCGCATTCGCGTCTGGCACGACTTCCTCACCAACAACAGCCGCTCAGCGCGATTCCGTCCGTGGATGCCGTGCGCGGGCAACCATGAGATCGAGCTGGGCAACGGCAAGCTCGGTCTCGACGCGTACCAGACCTACTTCGAGCTGCCCTCGACCGAGACCCAGCCCGAGCTCGACAACCTCTGGTACTCCTTCACGGTCGGCTCGGTGAAGGTGATCTCCCTGCAGAACGACGACATCGCCCTGCAGGAGGGCGGCGACATCTACATCAACGGCTACTCCGGCGGTCGGCAGCTCGCCTGGCTGGAGAAGGAGCTCAAGTCGGCACGGGCTTCGAAGGACATCGACTGGATCGTCATCTGCATGCACCAGGTGATGATCAGCTCGGCGACCGCCGCGAACGGCGCCGATGTCGCGCTGCGTGCGGCGTACGGCCCGCTGTTCGACAAGTACGGTGTCGACCTGGTGGTCTGTGGCCACGAGCACGACTACGAGCGCTCGTTGGCGGTGCGTGGCGTCGTCCCCGGCAGCGTCACCCTCACACCCAACCCGAGTCAGACCGCACTCGACGTGATCGACAGTGCGCACGGCACGACGCACATGGTCCTCGGCGGTGGCGGCGTGTCCGGCATCACCAACAACAGCTTCACCACAGACGACGCCGACGGTCACGGACATCACTCGGCATACGTCCAGATGGAGCATGTCGGCAAGTTCAACTCGGTCAAGGAGAAGGAGACGGCGGTTTGGATCGGCGTGCGCGACGCGGAGCATCCGTACGGCTTCGCCGAGTTCGCCGTCGACCCGGGCCGTCACCCCGGTGACATGACCCGCATCCACGTCACCTACTACAACATCATCACGCCTACAGGTGAGCTGTCGGTCTTCGAGAAGTTCACGCTCCAACGCCGTCGTAGCGACGGCGGCCACGGCCGGCACTGA
- a CDS encoding CaiB/BaiF CoA-transferase family protein produces the protein MTTESVFTGLKVLDASSFIAGPAAATMLSDFGADVIKIEPPGMGDPQRRLSSVPPSPRAQANYGWHLANRNKRGMVIDLKSPAAVEVLERLVRWADVVITNFPHGTREKLHLGYEEVAGWNPKVVYADITGFGDAGPDARQPGFDLTAYWSRSGLLASTRDAGAPPTVPVWGSGDYTTAIALYAAITTALYRRERTGQGADVGTSLLATGVWATGTLVAGALAGGTPFELHDRKAPANPLINPYRTADGEWFMLVASPSHWPGLTRAIGHPELLEDPRFADLEGFVRNAAALSEMLDTEFRSRPFAHWTDVLGRERITYSLIQTPEETAQDPQLRANDIVVPLEGVEGLAETISSPVNLRGVPKASAKRAPDLGEHNDEILTQLGFDPTEIAELRTQGAIPGTTGAEAQSS, from the coding sequence ATGACCACCGAATCCGTCTTCACCGGCCTGAAGGTCCTCGATGCGTCCTCGTTCATCGCGGGACCGGCCGCGGCGACCATGCTCTCCGACTTCGGAGCGGACGTCATCAAGATCGAGCCGCCGGGGATGGGCGACCCCCAACGGCGGCTGAGTTCCGTGCCACCCAGTCCGCGGGCCCAGGCCAACTACGGCTGGCACCTCGCCAACCGCAACAAGCGGGGCATGGTCATCGACCTGAAGTCACCGGCTGCTGTCGAGGTCCTCGAGCGACTCGTCCGGTGGGCCGACGTGGTGATCACCAACTTCCCGCACGGCACACGCGAGAAGCTGCACCTCGGCTACGAGGAGGTCGCGGGCTGGAACCCGAAGGTCGTCTACGCCGACATCACCGGCTTCGGGGACGCCGGCCCCGACGCACGGCAGCCGGGCTTCGACCTGACCGCCTACTGGTCGCGCAGCGGCCTGCTGGCCTCCACCCGCGACGCGGGAGCCCCGCCGACCGTCCCGGTCTGGGGCAGCGGCGACTACACGACCGCGATCGCCCTCTACGCCGCGATCACGACCGCCCTCTACCGCCGCGAACGGACCGGACAAGGCGCCGACGTCGGAACCTCGCTGCTCGCCACCGGGGTCTGGGCCACGGGAACACTCGTGGCCGGCGCACTCGCCGGCGGCACACCGTTCGAGCTGCACGACCGGAAGGCGCCCGCGAACCCGCTGATCAACCCGTACCGGACCGCGGACGGCGAGTGGTTCATGCTCGTCGCCTCGCCCTCGCACTGGCCGGGGCTGACACGGGCCATCGGACACCCCGAGCTGCTCGAGGATCCCCGCTTCGCGGATCTCGAGGGCTTCGTCCGGAACGCCGCCGCGCTGAGCGAGATGCTCGACACCGAGTTCCGGTCGCGGCCCTTCGCCCACTGGACGGACGTCCTGGGGCGGGAACGCATCACATACAGCCTCATCCAGACGCCCGAGGAGACCGCCCAGGACCCGCAGTTGCGCGCCAACGACATCGTGGTGCCCCTGGAAGGGGTCGAGGGGCTGGCGGAGACCATCAGCAGTCCCGTCAACCTGCGCGGAGTACCGAAGGCGTCGGCGAAGCGGGCACCGGACCTGGGCGAGCACAACGACGAGATCCTCACCCAGCTGGGATTCGACCCCACCGAGATCGCCGAACTGCGCACCCAGGGAGCGATTCCCGGGACCACGGGCGCGGAGGCTCAGTCGTCTTGA
- a CDS encoding acyl-CoA dehydrogenase family protein, translated as MSGTTQLPTPSGPYLDEGLLPADFYAFEELLTDSEREKIESVRGFLRTQAAPIVDDYWARAEFPFQLVEGFGNLGLVDWADPDSTESRPTNLFSGFLALELAHADASLATFSGVHTGLAMGTILACGSDEQKRRWLPAMSRFEKIGAFALTEPHGGSDVAGGLRTTARRDGDEWVLDGAKRWIGNATFADLVVVWARDVDTQHVLGFVVEKDTPGFTATKIENKMALRIVQNADIVLEGCRVPEANRLQNANTFKDTANILRQTRSGVAWQAVGVMFGAYEIALQYAKEREQFGRPIGGFQLVQDLLVKMLGNATASCGMVTRLAQLQDAGIFRDEQSALAKAYCTVRMRENVGWARELLAGNGIVLDYKVGRFVADAEALYSYEGTREIQTLIVGRAVTGGLSAFVK; from the coding sequence ATGAGCGGCACCACGCAATTGCCGACACCGTCAGGTCCCTACCTGGACGAAGGACTGCTGCCCGCCGATTTCTACGCCTTCGAGGAACTGCTCACGGACAGCGAGCGGGAGAAGATCGAGTCCGTCCGCGGGTTCCTCCGCACGCAGGCCGCTCCGATCGTCGACGACTACTGGGCCCGGGCCGAATTCCCCTTCCAGTTGGTCGAGGGCTTCGGGAATCTCGGGCTGGTGGACTGGGCCGACCCGGACTCCACGGAATCCAGGCCGACGAACCTCTTCTCAGGCTTCCTCGCCCTCGAGTTGGCACATGCCGACGCGTCCTTGGCGACGTTCTCCGGCGTGCACACGGGTCTGGCGATGGGCACCATCCTCGCCTGTGGCTCCGACGAACAGAAAAGGCGTTGGCTGCCGGCGATGAGCCGCTTCGAGAAGATCGGTGCCTTCGCCCTGACCGAGCCGCACGGGGGTTCCGACGTGGCGGGCGGTCTGCGCACGACCGCGCGCAGGGACGGCGACGAGTGGGTCCTCGACGGAGCCAAGCGGTGGATCGGAAACGCGACGTTCGCCGACCTGGTGGTCGTCTGGGCCCGTGATGTCGACACGCAGCACGTCCTGGGCTTCGTCGTGGAGAAGGACACCCCCGGGTTCACCGCGACGAAGATCGAGAACAAGATGGCGCTGCGCATCGTGCAGAACGCCGACATCGTGCTCGAGGGCTGCCGCGTTCCCGAGGCCAACCGGCTGCAGAACGCGAACACCTTCAAGGACACCGCCAACATCCTGCGCCAGACACGCAGCGGCGTGGCGTGGCAGGCGGTGGGGGTGATGTTCGGCGCCTACGAGATCGCCCTGCAGTACGCGAAGGAACGCGAGCAGTTCGGGCGCCCGATCGGAGGCTTCCAGCTCGTGCAGGACCTGCTCGTGAAGATGCTCGGCAACGCCACGGCCTCGTGCGGGATGGTGACGCGCCTGGCCCAGTTGCAGGACGCCGGGATCTTCCGGGACGAGCAGTCGGCTCTGGCGAAGGCGTACTGCACCGTGCGGATGCGCGAGAACGTGGGTTGGGCCAGGGAACTCCTGGCCGGCAACGGCATCGTCCTCGACTACAAGGTCGGCCGCTTCGTCGCCGACGCCGAGGCCCTCTACTCGTACGAGGGCACGCGGGAGATCCAGACCCTGATCGTCGGACGCGCCGTCACCGGCGGCCTCAGCGCCTTCGTGAAGTGA